A region from the Silene latifolia isolate original U9 population chromosome 7, ASM4854445v1, whole genome shotgun sequence genome encodes:
- the LOC141593090 gene encoding homeobox protein knotted-1-like LET6 isoform X2, with product MENNNNNNSININVNSSDMMLENNNGLFPMMMMVPSSLSSHQQQHYQNHNSHHQHQHHHHHHHHPNNSKKLCCSSASCSSTAAAAAAAAAGGCYDHVMEMENNININTNSNSNNNNNNSNNIKAQIMAHPHYPRLISAFVNCQKVGAPPEVVARLEEAEAMAMNQGGGGGGGYIGEDPGLDQFMEAYSEMLTKYEQELSKPFKEAMLFLSKIDCQFKALTLSSSSLDSPSSGAHDDAGTGRNGSSEDEIDVNNNFIDPSAEDRELKGQLLRKYSGYLGSLRQEFLKKRKKGKLPKEARQQLLDWWTRHYKWPYPSESQKVALAEETGLDQKQINNWFINQRKRHWKPSEDMQFVVMDAAAAAAHSHGHPHYTYMDPATLANHFPMDVSSTLM from the exons ATggaaaataacaataacaataatagtattAATATTAATGTTAATAGTTCAGATATGATGTTAGAAAATAATAATGGATTATTTCCTATGATGATGATGGTTCCATCATCACTATCATctcatcagcaacaacattatcAAAACCATAATTCACATCATCAACATCAAcaccaccaccatcatcatcatcatcccaaTAACAGCAAGAAGCTATGTTGTTCTTCAGCTTCTTGTTCTTCTACTGCCGCCGCTGCGGCCGCAGCGGCGGCAGGTGGATGTTATGATCATGTCATGGAAATGGAGAATAacattaatattaatactaatagtaatagtaataataataataataatagtaacaatatTAAGGCTCAAATTATGGCTCACCCTCACTACCCTCGTCTTATATCTGCCTTTGTTAACTGTCAGAAG GTGGGAGCGCCGCCGGAAGTGGTGGCAAGACTAGAGGAAGCAGAAGCAATGGCAATGAATCAAGGCGGTGGCGGTGGCGGAGGATATATAGGAGAAGATCCAGGGTTAGATCAATTTATGGAGGCATATAGTGAAATGCTTACTAAATATGAGCAAGAATTAAGCAAGCCTTTTAAAGAAGCCATGCTTTTTCTTTCTAAAATTGATTGCCAATTCAAAGCCCTaaccctttcttcttcttctttagacTCTCCTTCTTCTG GAGCTCATGATGATGCAGGTACTGGTAGGAACGGATCATCTGAAGACGAGATTGACGTGAACAATAACTTCATTGATCCTTCAGCAGAAGACAGGGAACTGAAAGGCCAGCTGCTCCGTAAGTACAGTGGATACTTGGGAAGTCTAAGGCAGGAATTCTTGAAGAAGCGGAAGAAGGGCAAACTTCCTAAAGAAGCAAGGCAACAACTCCTTGATTGGTGGACCCGTCACTATAAATGGCCATACCCTTCG GAATCACAGAAGGTAGCACTAGCGGAGGAGACAGGGTTGGACCAGAAGCAAATAAACAACTGGTTTATTAACCAGAGGAAAAGGCATTGGAAACCATCTGAGGATATGCAATTCGTGGTGATGGATGCTGCGGCTGCGGCTGCTCATTCTCACGGTCATCCACACTATACTTACATGGACCCTGCTACCTTAGCTAATCATTTTCCGATGGATGTGTCCTCTACGCTTATGTAA
- the LOC141593090 gene encoding homeobox protein knotted-1-like LET6 isoform X1 yields MENNNNNNSININVNSSDMMLENNNGLFPMMMMVPSSLSSHQQQHYQNHNSHHQHQHHHHHHHHPNNSKKLCCSSASCSSTAAAAAAAAAGGCYDHVMEMENNININTNSNSNNNNNNSNNIKAQIMAHPHYPRLISAFVNCQKVGAPPEVVARLEEAEAMAMNQGGGGGGGYIGEDPGLDQFMEAYSEMLTKYEQELSKPFKEAMLFLSKIDCQFKALTLSSSSLDSPSSDLVPGAHDDAGTGRNGSSEDEIDVNNNFIDPSAEDRELKGQLLRKYSGYLGSLRQEFLKKRKKGKLPKEARQQLLDWWTRHYKWPYPSESQKVALAEETGLDQKQINNWFINQRKRHWKPSEDMQFVVMDAAAAAAHSHGHPHYTYMDPATLANHFPMDVSSTLM; encoded by the exons ATggaaaataacaataacaataatagtattAATATTAATGTTAATAGTTCAGATATGATGTTAGAAAATAATAATGGATTATTTCCTATGATGATGATGGTTCCATCATCACTATCATctcatcagcaacaacattatcAAAACCATAATTCACATCATCAACATCAAcaccaccaccatcatcatcatcatcccaaTAACAGCAAGAAGCTATGTTGTTCTTCAGCTTCTTGTTCTTCTACTGCCGCCGCTGCGGCCGCAGCGGCGGCAGGTGGATGTTATGATCATGTCATGGAAATGGAGAATAacattaatattaatactaatagtaatagtaataataataataataatagtaacaatatTAAGGCTCAAATTATGGCTCACCCTCACTACCCTCGTCTTATATCTGCCTTTGTTAACTGTCAGAAG GTGGGAGCGCCGCCGGAAGTGGTGGCAAGACTAGAGGAAGCAGAAGCAATGGCAATGAATCAAGGCGGTGGCGGTGGCGGAGGATATATAGGAGAAGATCCAGGGTTAGATCAATTTATGGAGGCATATAGTGAAATGCTTACTAAATATGAGCAAGAATTAAGCAAGCCTTTTAAAGAAGCCATGCTTTTTCTTTCTAAAATTGATTGCCAATTCAAAGCCCTaaccctttcttcttcttctttagacTCTCCTTCTTCTG ATCTCGTACCAGGAGCTCATGATGATGCAGGTACTGGTAGGAACGGATCATCTGAAGACGAGATTGACGTGAACAATAACTTCATTGATCCTTCAGCAGAAGACAGGGAACTGAAAGGCCAGCTGCTCCGTAAGTACAGTGGATACTTGGGAAGTCTAAGGCAGGAATTCTTGAAGAAGCGGAAGAAGGGCAAACTTCCTAAAGAAGCAAGGCAACAACTCCTTGATTGGTGGACCCGTCACTATAAATGGCCATACCCTTCG GAATCACAGAAGGTAGCACTAGCGGAGGAGACAGGGTTGGACCAGAAGCAAATAAACAACTGGTTTATTAACCAGAGGAAAAGGCATTGGAAACCATCTGAGGATATGCAATTCGTGGTGATGGATGCTGCGGCTGCGGCTGCTCATTCTCACGGTCATCCACACTATACTTACATGGACCCTGCTACCTTAGCTAATCATTTTCCGATGGATGTGTCCTCTACGCTTATGTAA